In Aquiflexum balticum DSM 16537, a single genomic region encodes these proteins:
- a CDS encoding DUF368 domain-containing protein — protein MNHFKDFIMIFLKGMSMGAADIVPGVSGGSIALITGIYEKLLDSIKSIDREALGYLFRLEFKLLWAHVNGNFLLTLLVGILTSIFTLSTLITYLMEFHPIPLWSFFSGLIIISAIIILRDIKNWTIGVVLAIVIGTISAFYITGLPPIGSPDALWFTFVAGAIAICAMILPGISGSFLLLILGQYERILAAVSDKNIPVLGLFALGCIVGLLSFSRLISWLLKKHHALTIGLLSGFMLGSINKLWPWKEVISYRMSSKGVQKPFVTENILPQNYLEVTGQESLFLFALLAFSFGVILVLGIERTAYYINRK, from the coding sequence ATGAACCATTTTAAAGATTTTATCATGATCTTCCTGAAAGGCATGTCTATGGGGGCAGCTGATATAGTCCCCGGCGTTTCCGGAGGATCTATTGCCTTGATCACTGGGATTTATGAAAAGCTTTTGGACAGTATCAAATCAATTGACAGAGAAGCATTAGGCTATTTGTTCAGGCTTGAGTTTAAATTACTTTGGGCCCATGTTAATGGTAATTTTTTACTTACGCTTTTGGTTGGAATTCTTACGAGCATTTTTACTCTTTCAACATTAATTACTTATCTCATGGAATTTCATCCCATTCCATTGTGGTCATTTTTCAGTGGATTAATCATTATTTCAGCAATCATTATCCTAAGGGATATTAAGAATTGGACTATTGGGGTGGTATTGGCCATTGTCATTGGAACAATAAGTGCTTTTTATATCACTGGCTTGCCACCTATAGGTTCTCCGGATGCATTGTGGTTTACATTTGTGGCCGGTGCAATTGCTATTTGTGCCATGATTTTACCAGGTATTTCAGGCAGTTTTTTGTTATTGATACTGGGTCAATATGAACGGATTCTGGCAGCTGTTTCCGATAAAAATATTCCGGTTTTAGGCTTGTTTGCGCTTGGCTGTATTGTTGGATTATTATCCTTCAGCCGATTGATTTCCTGGCTATTGAAAAAACACCATGCGCTCACCATTGGATTATTGTCCGGGTTTATGCTTGGATCTATCAATAAACTATGGCCCTGGAAAGAAGTGATCTCCTATCGCATGTCCTCTAAGGGAGTGCAAAAACCTTTTGTCACTGAAAACATTCTTCCCCAAAATTATCTTGAGGTAACAGGTCAGGAATCTTTATTTCTATTTGCCTTGCTTGCATTTTCATTTGGTGTAATTTTGGTACTCGGTATCGAAAGAACCGCTTACTACATCAACAGGAAATGA
- a CDS encoding phosphosulfolactate synthase has translation MNYILKNLPVRSQKPRTTGFTMVMDKGLSIKEVENFVDANSDFVDIVKFGWATSYLTKNLAQKIQVYKDAGIPVYFGGTLFEAFIIRGQFDDYRRVLEKYDLSFVEVSDGSISLNHDKKCEYIEILAKDVTVLSEVGSKDAAKIIPPYKWIEQMQAELQAGSWKVIGEAREGGTVGLFRDSGEVRQGLVEEILTKIPEEKIIWEAPQKEQQVWFVKLLGANVNLGNIAPNELIPLETIRLGLRGDTFDHFLGDHQL, from the coding sequence ATGAATTACATTCTTAAGAACTTACCTGTACGTTCACAAAAACCACGTACTACTGGATTTACTATGGTCATGGATAAAGGGCTGAGTATCAAAGAAGTTGAAAACTTTGTCGATGCAAACAGTGATTTTGTGGACATTGTGAAGTTTGGCTGGGCCACATCTTATCTGACCAAAAATCTTGCCCAAAAAATACAGGTTTACAAAGACGCAGGGATACCTGTTTATTTTGGAGGTACTTTGTTCGAAGCATTTATCATCAGAGGTCAGTTTGACGATTACAGGAGAGTTCTTGAAAAATATGACCTTTCCTTTGTCGAAGTTTCGGACGGTTCTATCAGCCTGAATCATGATAAAAAATGTGAGTATATCGAAATCCTTGCCAAGGATGTCACTGTACTTTCGGAAGTAGGTTCCAAAGATGCTGCAAAAATCATCCCTCCTTATAAGTGGATAGAGCAAATGCAGGCTGAACTCCAGGCAGGTTCCTGGAAAGTAATCGGTGAAGCCAGGGAAGGAGGAACCGTCGGCCTGTTCAGAGACTCCGGAGAAGTCAGACAGGGATTGGTGGAAGAGATTCTCACCAAGATTCCAGAAGAAAAAATCATTTGGGAAGCCCCTCAAAAAGAACAACAGGTCTGGTTTGTCAAACTTTTGGGTGCCAATGTAAACTTAGGGAATATCGCTCCAAATGAACTCATCCCCTTGGAAACCATCAGATTGGGTTTAAGGGGAGATACTTTTGATCATTTCCTTGGGGACCACCAACTTTAA
- a CDS encoding tyrosine-protein phosphatase: MGVLDIFNFIKKEKPIRDLDLSWMQVDMHSHLIPGIDDGSKSLEESLELISRLKNFGLRKLITTPHVMSEYYKNSPGTILPGLEKLREALKEENIDIEIEAAAEYFIDEMLMEKIHNKEKILTIADNLVLVETGFMAKPLMLKEIFFDMEMNGYKPVLAHPERYQYLIQDKELLHDLLDRDIYFQINLLSLTGFYSKPIKNFAETLIDEGRIRFFGTDCHNHRYLDMLETLPKSKYFDKIQEMVILNSSL; this comes from the coding sequence ATGGGAGTTTTAGATATTTTCAATTTCATAAAAAAAGAAAAACCAATTCGCGATCTTGATCTGAGCTGGATGCAAGTAGATATGCATTCTCATCTTATTCCGGGAATAGATGACGGTTCAAAATCATTGGAAGAATCCTTGGAGCTTATCAGTAGACTCAAAAATTTTGGTCTACGAAAGCTGATCACTACTCCGCATGTGATGTCTGAATATTATAAAAACTCTCCGGGAACCATTTTACCTGGGTTGGAGAAACTTCGGGAGGCCCTCAAAGAAGAAAATATAGACATTGAGATTGAGGCAGCAGCGGAGTATTTCATTGATGAAATGCTAATGGAAAAAATCCATAATAAAGAAAAAATACTGACTATCGCAGATAATCTGGTATTGGTCGAAACGGGATTTATGGCAAAACCACTGATGCTGAAGGAAATATTTTTTGATATGGAAATGAACGGATATAAACCCGTATTGGCACATCCCGAAAGGTACCAATACCTCATACAGGATAAAGAATTATTGCATGATTTGCTGGACAGGGATATTTATTTCCAAATCAATCTATTATCTCTTACAGGATTCTATTCCAAACCAATTAAGAATTTTGCAGAGACATTGATAGACGAGGGACGGATCAGATTCTTCGGAACGGACTGCCACAACCATAGGTATCTGGATATGCTCGAGACACTGCCCAAATCCAAATATTTTGATAAAATTCAGGAAATGGTAATTTTAAACAGCTCTCTATGA
- the rfbC gene encoding dTDP-4-dehydrorhamnose 3,5-epimerase — MKILTTPIEGLLEIYPKVFEDSRGYFFESYKQNVLLEYGIAENWVQENQSYSKTGTVRGLHFQKPPFAQAKLVRVLKGKVLDVVVDLRKGSVTYGEVYKKVLDDVQHNMLYIPSGFAHGFSVLEDAVFSYKCSNYYNKSSEGGVIWNDPTLAIDWEVANPILSEKDQELPTFDTFTQMTKGGI; from the coding sequence ATGAAGATTTTGACCACACCTATTGAAGGTCTTCTTGAAATTTACCCCAAAGTCTTTGAAGATAGCCGGGGATATTTTTTTGAATCTTATAAACAAAACGTATTGCTTGAATATGGTATCGCGGAAAATTGGGTTCAGGAAAACCAATCTTATTCAAAAACAGGAACTGTTCGTGGTTTGCATTTCCAAAAACCACCTTTTGCTCAGGCCAAATTGGTCCGGGTACTTAAAGGCAAGGTTCTTGATGTAGTAGTTGATCTTCGCAAGGGTTCTGTAACCTATGGAGAAGTTTACAAAAAAGTACTGGATGATGTCCAACACAACATGCTTTATATCCCGAGTGGATTCGCTCATGGATTTTCGGTACTGGAGGATGCGGTTTTTTCCTATAAGTGCTCAAATTATTACAACAAGTCCAGTGAAGGCGGCGTTATTTGGAATGATCCAACATTGGCGATAGACTGGGAGGTGGCGAATCCGATTCTTTCTGAAAAAGATCAGGAATTGCCCACATTTGACACATTTACCCAAATGACTAAAGGAGGAATTTAA
- a CDS encoding NAD-dependent epimerase/dehydratase family protein, producing MKILITGATGLFGSYLAKKFGAIGEIYGLRRENSSQKLLQDSPYKINWIEGDILEPISLGAALEQMDLVIHAAGMVSFDPKDEKKLMEVNVTGTTNLVNAMLEKGVHRLIHVSSVSALGRSADTLSYDENSKWTASRFNTPYAISKYRAELEVWRGVQEGLQALIIMPSVILGKISDERSSTQIYHYVLEENKYYPQGTVNFIDIRDAVEITFQLYQKGQWGQRYILNHKTLYYKDFFEKMAKAFGKKPPTKKLQWYQLKMALIVVGIAKMLKLSKNPLNKQTAMISQLELYLQNEKVQKILDYKYIPLEETFQWALSNESQ from the coding sequence ATGAAGATTTTGATAACCGGTGCAACAGGACTTTTTGGTAGCTATCTGGCAAAAAAATTTGGCGCAATCGGAGAAATTTATGGTTTAAGGCGGGAAAACAGTTCCCAAAAACTACTTCAGGACAGTCCTTATAAAATCAATTGGATTGAAGGCGATATACTTGAACCGATTTCATTGGGAGCAGCCCTTGAGCAAATGGATTTGGTAATCCATGCTGCAGGAATGGTTTCTTTCGATCCCAAAGATGAAAAAAAACTGATGGAGGTCAATGTCACCGGGACGACCAATCTGGTAAATGCAATGTTGGAAAAAGGAGTACATCGGCTGATTCATGTCAGTTCAGTTTCCGCCTTGGGGAGAAGTGCTGATACATTGTCCTATGATGAAAATTCGAAATGGACAGCATCAAGATTCAATACTCCTTATGCCATTTCCAAATACCGGGCTGAACTCGAAGTTTGGAGAGGCGTACAGGAAGGACTTCAGGCATTGATCATCATGCCTTCAGTGATTCTTGGAAAAATTTCAGATGAAAGAAGCAGTACCCAGATATATCATTATGTATTGGAAGAAAACAAATACTACCCCCAAGGCACCGTCAACTTTATAGATATCAGGGACGCAGTAGAAATCACCTTCCAATTATATCAAAAAGGGCAGTGGGGTCAGCGTTATATTCTCAACCATAAGACACTATATTACAAGGATTTTTTTGAAAAAATGGCCAAAGCTTTTGGAAAAAAACCACCCACAAAAAAACTTCAATGGTATCAGCTTAAGATGGCTTTGATTGTAGTAGGAATTGCAAAAATGCTAAAACTGTCCAAAAATCCATTAAACAAACAAACTGCCATGATTTCACAGTTGGAATTGTATCTTCAAAATGAAAAAGTCCAGAAAATTTTGGACTACAAGTACATCCCTCTTGAAGAGACTTTCCAATGGGCCTTGTCGAACGAAAGCCAATAA
- the hflX gene encoding GTPase HflX, protein MSKYSRKLQKLYDTAPVQETAVLVALIRQGQTDFQVSEYFDELSFLTETLGAKTVHKFTQRLEKPDVRTFVGSGKLEEIQSYVEHFAVDMVIFDDDLSPSQMRNLENELKVKVYDRSLLILDIFLNRAQTAQAKTQVELARFQYLLPRLTRMWTHLERQRGGTSTRGGAGEKEIETDKRDIRNKISLLKNKLEEIEKQGVTQRKSRKGIVRVALVGYTNVGKSTLMNLVTKSEILAENKLFATVDSTVRKVVLDNIPFLLSDTVGFIRKLPTHLIESFKSTLDEIREAELLVHVVDISHPGFEDHIAVVNNTLNELGAGDKPMLLVFNKIDLVPKMPTEEEMQYMTELEVEENNYLDFEKLSTAYTKKTGIAPVFMAAHDGTNLEEFRKALIREVKKQHMKMYPHYLENEVIDMSVYKDLE, encoded by the coding sequence ATGAGTAAATATTCCAGAAAGCTTCAAAAATTATATGATACGGCCCCTGTTCAGGAAACGGCAGTCTTGGTAGCCTTGATCCGACAAGGTCAGACCGACTTCCAGGTATCTGAATATTTCGACGAACTTTCATTTCTTACCGAAACCCTTGGAGCCAAGACAGTACATAAGTTTACCCAAAGATTGGAGAAACCGGATGTACGAACTTTTGTGGGTAGCGGAAAGCTGGAAGAAATACAATCCTATGTGGAACATTTTGCTGTGGACATGGTGATTTTTGATGATGATCTTTCTCCTTCACAAATGAGAAATCTGGAAAATGAACTGAAAGTCAAAGTTTATGACCGTTCCTTATTGATCCTCGATATATTCCTGAACCGTGCCCAGACTGCTCAAGCCAAGACACAGGTCGAGCTTGCCAGGTTTCAGTACCTATTGCCAAGATTGACAAGAATGTGGACCCACTTGGAGCGTCAGAGAGGTGGTACCAGTACTCGTGGAGGTGCCGGTGAAAAGGAAATAGAGACAGATAAAAGAGATATCAGGAATAAGATCTCTTTGTTGAAAAACAAGCTTGAAGAAATTGAAAAGCAAGGAGTAACCCAGCGGAAGAGTAGAAAGGGGATTGTGAGGGTAGCACTTGTGGGGTATACCAATGTGGGGAAAAGTACGCTGATGAATTTGGTGACCAAATCTGAAATTCTTGCAGAAAATAAACTCTTTGCTACTGTCGATTCCACAGTCAGAAAAGTGGTATTGGATAACATACCTTTTTTGCTGTCTGATACTGTAGGCTTTATCAGAAAATTACCGACTCATTTGATAGAATCATTCAAATCTACTTTGGATGAAATCAGAGAGGCTGAATTATTGGTACATGTGGTGGATATTTCACATCCTGGTTTTGAAGATCATATTGCTGTAGTCAACAATACACTCAATGAATTGGGTGCGGGAGATAAACCCATGTTGCTTGTGTTCAATAAAATCGATCTGGTACCCAAAATGCCTACTGAAGAGGAAATGCAATACATGACAGAACTTGAAGTGGAGGAAAACAATTACCTTGATTTCGAGAAATTGTCAACAGCTTACACAAAAAAAACCGGCATAGCCCCGGTATTCATGGCGGCCCATGACGGGACCAATTTGGAAGAATTCAGAAAGGCCTTGATTAGAGAAGTAAAAAAGCAGCATATGAAAATGTATCCTCATTATCTTGAAAATGAGGTGATTGATATGTCTGTTTACAAGGATTTGGAATGA
- a CDS encoding tetratricopeptide repeat protein: MTGDFENEWEEDKELVERFENSLKSNLDLYFEEEELENIIRFYFDQQKFLKALKASEHALEKFPFSIEIRLFKAQCLIFSDELEEGLEILENLNNLSPNNEDILLALSQGLMINGNIKEAISLLEDFLPLAEDKAEVYYTLGNLHKADENNEKAIHYYKECVKIHINHEDALFQLAMITEEEGSFDEILQFYQEFIDQDPYSAGAWYNLGVVFNRLGRFEEAIQAYDYALIIDDSFSSAYFNLGNAYMNTEQFDLALEAYQNTINCEGANAENCCYLAASYEKLGQIDMAFKYFKKSAKLDPEYDDAWFGLGMCMLKKEKYFEAIHYFRKAIKLTTENPNYWVGLADAEYNLGNLQASSEAYEEAISLEPGIIETYVNLSIIYFDQNRFEEAIDVVKEGIEELPDQAELYYRMVVYQIKTGKYKEAFSYLENALTLDFGRHVMLYELMPEIKHQKAIFKIISQYKDGAKSSES; encoded by the coding sequence ATGACTGGAGATTTTGAAAACGAATGGGAAGAAGATAAAGAGTTAGTAGAAAGATTTGAAAACTCACTGAAATCCAATCTGGATTTATATTTTGAAGAGGAAGAATTAGAAAACATCATCCGGTTTTATTTTGACCAACAAAAATTCCTGAAAGCACTTAAAGCATCGGAACATGCCTTGGAAAAATTTCCTTTCAGCATTGAAATAAGACTTTTCAAAGCACAATGTCTGATTTTCAGTGATGAATTGGAGGAAGGTCTTGAAATTCTGGAAAACCTCAACAATCTCTCCCCCAATAACGAAGACATACTTCTGGCCCTCAGCCAGGGTTTGATGATCAATGGCAATATCAAAGAAGCCATCAGTTTGTTGGAAGATTTTTTGCCTTTGGCAGAGGATAAGGCCGAAGTATATTATACTCTCGGTAACCTCCACAAGGCCGATGAGAACAATGAAAAAGCAATTCATTATTACAAAGAATGTGTTAAAATCCACATCAATCATGAAGACGCTTTGTTTCAATTGGCAATGATCACTGAGGAAGAGGGTTCTTTTGATGAAATACTTCAGTTTTATCAGGAATTTATCGATCAGGATCCCTACAGTGCTGGAGCTTGGTATAACCTAGGCGTAGTTTTCAATCGTTTGGGAAGATTCGAAGAAGCTATTCAGGCATATGATTATGCCCTGATTATTGACGATTCTTTTTCCTCCGCTTATTTCAATTTGGGCAATGCCTATATGAATACCGAGCAGTTTGATCTTGCCCTCGAGGCATATCAGAACACCATAAACTGTGAAGGTGCCAATGCAGAAAATTGCTGTTATCTGGCTGCATCTTATGAAAAACTTGGTCAGATTGATATGGCCTTCAAATATTTTAAGAAATCCGCCAAATTGGACCCTGAATATGATGATGCCTGGTTTGGTTTGGGAATGTGCATGCTGAAAAAAGAAAAATATTTTGAAGCCATTCATTATTTCAGAAAAGCCATCAAACTTACCACCGAAAATCCAAATTATTGGGTAGGCTTGGCAGATGCAGAATATAACCTTGGTAATCTTCAGGCAAGTTCAGAAGCTTATGAAGAAGCTATCAGCCTCGAACCCGGAATCATTGAGACATATGTGAATCTTTCCATTATTTACTTTGATCAGAATAGATTTGAGGAAGCAATAGACGTGGTCAAAGAGGGAATTGAAGAACTTCCTGACCAAGCAGAGCTTTATTATAGAATGGTGGTTTATCAGATAAAAACCGGGAAATACAAGGAAGCCTTTTCATATTTGGAAAATGCATTAACTTTGGACTTTGGAAGACATGTTATGTTATATGAACTTATGCCTGAAATCAAGCACCAAAAGGCCATTTTCAAAATCATCTCCCAATATAAAGATGGCGCTAAGTCATCTGAATCATAA